The nucleotide sequence GGCCGAAGGCCACCTGGCCGCGGGCATCAATCAGACGTGCGGTGTTGTTATCGGAATTATCAAACATGGTCGGGCCATTACTCAGGCGCGGCGGCTGACAACATCGAGCCAGCCGTCAGAGACAACAACGCCCGGCAGGTATGCGTGAGCCTGAGACTCGTACAACACCATGACCGGGCGGTCCTGTGCGTGAACATAGTCAATCAACCGGGGTGAGGCAAGCCAGTTCTGAGAATTGTTCGACAGCATTTTGATATCAAGCCAGTGCGATTTGGGAATCGGCAGAAAACGCCCTTCGCGCGGCACGGCGGACAGTGGCCACCAGGTGCCCCGCAGGTGATCGGGGTGGGCGCCAGCCGGTGGTGCCAGCAGACGGTCGTGAGGATAGAACAGCATGCCGCGGCTCAGCAGGTGCTGGCTGCGTGGGGTCGACAGCCCGAGCGCAGCCAGCCGGGCGCCGGTGGCCGGCCGGGCGAGCAGTGGAAACTGGTGGGTGCGCAGCCGGTGCAGGCGCCGGGCAAACTGGTCCCTCGGGTCGGGGCCGGGCCAGAACGTCTCGTCGACGCCGAGATAGAATTTCAGTGTCACTTCCCAGTGCATCAGCGTGTTGCCGTGTGACACCAGCAGATCCAGTTCGCCAAGTGTGCGCGTGCCATCGTGGATCGCCACATTGTGCGCGCGCAGGGTGAGAGCCGGTGTGCGGGTAATCCAGTCCTGTACATGACGCTCGAACAGCCGGCCCAGGCGGCGGTCGTTGTCGGCCGCCGGCAGCGCCGGGGCGCCGGCGGGCGCGAGCAGGGCACCGGCATCGCCGACACCGGGCAGGGCCGCGGTATCGATCAGGGCAGGCGCCAGACGCCATTGCGCGATGTTGTCGGGCCAGTAACACGCCATCAGCAGAACACTCGGCCGGGGGACGGCCGAGTATCGCATGTCACAGCGTGCGCAGCAGGCTGTGCATGTAGCGGGTGGCGTGCCCGACCTGTTCGCCCTTGAGGTCCGCGAACACTTTGCGGATCACGCCGTGGGTGGCCTTGCGGGTGGTATCCAGTGCGA is from Isoalcanivorax pacificus W11-5 and encodes:
- a CDS encoding DUF1853 family protein, with amino-acid sequence MACYWPDNIAQWRLAPALIDTAALPGVGDAGALLAPAGAPALPAADNDRRLGRLFERHVQDWITRTPALTLRAHNVAIHDGTRTLGELDLLVSHGNTLMHWEVTLKFYLGVDETFWPGPDPRDQFARRLHRLRTHQFPLLARPATGARLAALGLSTPRSQHLLSRGMLFYPHDRLLAPPAGAHPDHLRGTWWPLSAVPREGRFLPIPKSHWLDIKMLSNNSQNWLASPRLIDYVHAQDRPVMVLYESQAHAYLPGVVVSDGWLDVVSRRA